Part of the Candidatus Eisenbacteria bacterium genome, CCACGAGTGAGGCGCGAGCGAGGTGCCGGTCGGAACGCCGTACGCCCGCGCCTCACTCGTGGTCAGCGCGAGCACGATGGTGGTGTCGGGGGAGGTGTAGAGGTCGAGCAGGAGTTCGCCGGGCTTGAGGACGCGCTGCTGCAGCTGGGTGGCGGTTGCGAGGCGTGCCTCGCGGGTACCCGCGCTCGGGCGCGCTCCGAGCCGCTCGGACACGGTGCGTGCCCGGAATCGCTGCACGCCGTCGAATGCGGCGCGCACCCGCGCGTCCGAGTCGAGTCCGGGTCGCGGCGTCAACAGCGCGGCGAGGTATTCGCACGTGAACCGGCCCGAGAAGTCGTCGAAGACCTGCAGCCACAGTTCGTTGTTCGTCGAACTCCGCCAGCGCTCCCACACCTGCGCGGCGCGATCGAACCACAGCCGCGCGGAGTCCGCATCGCCGAGCTGGCGATAACAACTCGCAAGCCGCGTGAGTTGCGTCAGTCGGTCCGCCCCTTGGATGCCCAGCGGGGGCTCCCGCCACGAGAGCGCGGCGTTGCGGAGCGCGGGCAGGGCCGCGCGCGGCCGCCCGAGCCGGTGTTGCAGCATCGCTCGGCTCACTTCGAGGTCGAGCAGAATCGTCGATGCGACACGCCCGCGGAGCCGCTCGACCTGGGCATCGAGCAACGCGACCGCCGAATCCGGCTGGTCGAGTCGAACCAGCGTGGCGACAAGCGGGGCGGTGATGCGGGCCGCGCCCTCACCCGAGATCGAGTCCGAGAGCGCGATCGCCCGGCGACCGAACGCGGCCGCCTCGCGCAGCCGCCCGCGTTCGCGACGAACCACCCCGAGCTCGCTCAAGATGAGCGCCCGCGGCTCGAGGCTGTTGAGCCGCATCGCGTCGGGGAGCACTTGCAGAAGGACCGAGTCGGCTTCGTCGTAGCGGCCGAGGTTCACGTACACGAGCGCGAGGTTGTAAATCGGGGTGAGCGTCGCCGAAGTCATTCCGAGCTCGCGATACGCGATCAGCGCCGTCCGGTAGTGACTCGCGGCCTTGGAGGGGTCGCCGTTCGCGTGTTCGAGCGCGCCGACGTTCGACGACACTTCGGCAACAGACATGCGATCCCGACGCGCGCTGGCACGAGCGAGCGCGTCGGCGTAGAGCTCGCGAGCTTCGTCGATCTCGCCCAGCGCTCTGACGGATCGCGCGAGCGCGATGCGCGTGAACAACTGCCCGCGCCCGTCCATGGCAAGGTCGGCGATCGCGACCGCCTGCCGGCTCAGTCGCGCCGACTCGGCATAGCGGCCGCTGCCCCGGGCGATCGAGGCGAGGCCGAGGAGCGCCCAGCTCTGCTCGGCGGGCTGGCGCGCCGAGCGCGCGTAGCCGAGCGCTCGCTCGTAGCCGCTGCGCGCCTCCGTGGCACGGCCGCGCAGCTCGGCGGCTCGCGCGAGATAGCGGGTCGCACGCGAGAGCCCGACGGCGTCGCGTGAGTGCCGCAGATCCGGAAGCACCGAGCGCACCTCGCGCTCGGCTTCGTCGATCCTTTGCGTGTTCAGATGGGCGACGGCGCGCCCCAGCATCGCGACGACCCGCAGGTCGGCACTCTCACGCTGAGAGGCGAGCACCAGCATCGAGTCGAGCAACGCGAAACCGGCCCGGGACGCGCCCACCCGCTGGAGGCTGTCGGCGGTCGCGAGCAACGGCGCATAGCGCTGCCAGCGATCCGAGGCGGCCAACGCGACGTTCGCGCCGAACAGCATGAGCGCTGCGAGCGCAAGGCCCGCGAAGGTTCGAATCACGCCCGCGCACCACAGTTCCGCGCCTCGCGACTCGATCACCAGCCGGGTGAGTCGCGCGCCTCGACACGGACCTTCGAAGCACTCGCCGCTGTCGGGGCGGTAGCGGGCCCCGTGGTGACAGCACACCAGCGCGTCGTAAGTCTCGTCGAAGAAATGCGAGTCACCGAAGTCGAGCGGCAGCGACTGATGCCGGCAGGTGTTGACGTACGCGTAGGCTTCGCCCTTCCAGCGGACGGCGAATGCATCGCGCGAAACCCCGTCGATCGTCACGGAGAATCGCACGGCCGTGCCTTCGCCGAGTCGCGAGGCGTCGGCGATCACGCGCACGGGTGTGAGGTCCTCTCGAGTCACGGGCGCACGATAGCGCGGTAGCCGCTCGCGCGCATCCGTGGCAGGATCGGCGCCATGCGCACCTCACCCCGTCCGCAGATCGCCGTGTTCGGCTCCAGTACCGCGCGCGAGTCCGACCCGGCGTATCGCGTCGCCTACGAGCTCGGACGCGAGCTGGCGACCGCGGGTGCCGATGTGATGACGGGCGGATACTCGGGAGTGATGGAAGCGTGCTCGCGCGGCGCCCACGAGGCGGGCGGACAGGTCGTGGGCGTGACCGTCGAGCTGTTCGAGAAGCGGGGCCCGGCCAATCGCTGGGTCACCGAGCGCGTGCACACGCGAACGCTGTTCGAACGCCTCGAACACCTGATCACTCGAGCCGACGGGTTCGTGGTTGCGACCGGAAGCGTCGGCACCCTGGCGGAACTCATGCTGACGTGGAATCTGCTCGCCGCCGGCGGCCGCCCACCGGCTCCGCTGGTGCTCATGGGCCGCCACTGGCACGCCTGGATCGACGCGCACCGGGAGCCGGATCTGGTGCTGGCAGAGCTCTTCCGGCACCTCATGGTGGCCGATACGCCGGCCGAGGCGGCCCGCCTCGCGTTGGGCTCCCGGGAAGTCTAGCCGCCGACTCTCAACTCCGGCCACGTTCGACCGAGGCCCTAGCCGGGCCCGGACCTCCAGGTGCTGTTCGAGTCCGAACCCGGGCTCTATCGGGTGCTGACTCCCAATCTGCGGATCGTGGCGGCGAGCGAGCCTACCTGGCCGCCACCAAGACGCGTCGGACCCAGATCATCGGCCGACAGCTGTTCGACGTACTCCCGGACAACCCGGACGACTCGTCAGCGACCGGGGTGAGCAACCTGAAGGCCTGGATGGGTCGTGCGATTCGGACGCGCGCGGCCGAGTCGATGGCGGTGCAGAAGTACGACATCCAGCGCCCGGACTCCGAGGGGGTGGCTTCGAGGAGCGCTACTGGAGCCCCATCAACGCGCCGGTGCTCGATCGATAGGGCGGCTCGAGTTCATCATTCACCGGGTCGAGGACGTCACCGAGTTCGTCGGGCTCAGCCTTCAGCCGCGACCAGGAGTTCGGACACGTGAAGGCGGACCTGAGCCAGATGGAGCAGGTCTTCATGAACCTTGCCTCAACGCCCGCGATGCGATGCCCGACGGCGGATCGCTGCGCATCGAAGTGTCGAACATTGAGCTCAAAGTCGACCAACGCCCACCCGAGCCTTCGCTGCGCTACGGGCACGACGTCGTGGTGACAGTCGCCGACACCGGAATCGGGATGAACGAGGAGGTGCGCAGTCGCATCTTCGAGCCGTTCTTCACCACGAAAGCGACCGGCAAAGGCACCGGGCTCGGGCTCTCGACCGTCTACGGCATCGTGAAGCAGACCGGAGGGCAGGTCGTGGTGCGAAGCTCGCCCGATTGCGGCTCGAGCTTTCGCCTCTATCTTCCGCGCGCCGATGGCGTCCCCAGGGCGATCGAGAGCCGTCCGGTCAAGCTCCAGCTGCCGAGGGGCGCCGGCCGGCAGTGCGGCCCTCGAGATCCTGCTTGGATTCGACGGTCCGCTCGATCTGCTGCCCAACGATGTCGTGATGCCCGGAATGAATGGCCGCGTGCTGTCGCAGCGGGTGGCGGCGATCCACCCCTCGGCTCGACTGTTGCTGATGTCCGGATTCGCAGGCGACGCGCTGCTCATGCCGGGCACGACCGGTCCGCAGCCCGAGTTCCTGCAGAAGCCATTTACACTCGCTGAGCTGGCACGCCGGGTGCGGGAGGTGCTCGATGCGGCATCGCCCGACTTCGGAGCGAGCGAGTCGCAGGCGGCCTAAACCGCCTGCGCGCCCGAGTGTGGCAGAATCACGCCATGAAACCCGCGCTCGACACCTCGACTGATCCGCTTCTGACACACCGGGAGCAGTTCCCGACCCTCGAGCACACGCTGCACTTCATCTCCCATTCGCTCGGGGCCATGCCACGAGGCGTCGAAGAGTCGCTCGCGGGCTATGCGCGCACCTGGCGAGAGCGCAGCATCCGCGCCTGGGAAGAAGAGTGGTTCGAGCTGCCGACCCGGATCGGCGATCTGCTCGCCGGGATCTTGAATGCGCCGGTCGGCAGCGTCTCGATGCACGGCAACGTGTCCGAAGCGCAGGCGCTGTTCCTCTCGGCGCTCGACTTCGCACCGCCGCGCAATCGACTGGTGTGCGGCGCCGAAGACTTTCCGTCGATGCTGTACCTGTACGAGGGGCTGGCGCGTCGCGGAGTGGAAGTGGTGCGGGTGTCGGCGCGTGAGGGCCGCCACGTGCAGGTCGAGGACCTGGTCGAGGCGATCGACGAGCGCACCGCGGTCGTGGCGATCTCCCATGTCATGTTCCGCACGGCGCAGGTGCTGGATCTGGCGCCGATCACGGCGCGAGCGCACGCCGCGGGCGCGCTGACGCTGATCGACGCGTACCAGTCGGTCGGCACCGTTCCGGTCGACGTCTCGGCACTCGGTGTGGATGCGCTGACCGGCGGCTCGGTCAAGTGGCTGTGCGGAGGACCCGGGGCCGGCTATCTGTATGTCGCCCCGCGCGTCGCCGCAGGACTGAGTCCGGCGGTCACGGGTTGGATGGCGCATGAGAATCCGTTCGACTTCGACTCGGGTCCGATGCGGCGGCACGCGGGGGCGAGGCGCTTCTGGACGGGTACCCCATCGATTCCGTCCTACCTCGCGGCGCGTCCCGGATACGAGTTGGTGGCGAGTGCGGGCGTGACGACGATTCGCGCCAAGTCGCTTCGCCAGACTGCGCGCATGATCGCGTGGGCGGACGAGTTCGGTATGCGGGTCAGCTCGCCACGCGACGCCGCCGCGCGCGGCGGGACCGTGGTGCTCGACGTACCCGGAGCTGCTCGTGCATGCGCCGCGTTGCTCGCGCGTGACGTGCTGCTCGACTTTCGACCTGGAGTGGGCTTGCGCCTCGCGCCGCACTTCTACACCCGAGACGCTGAGGTGGACCAGGTGATGCGGCAGGTGCGCGATGAGGTGCGAGGGGCCGGCTGAGGTGCATCGCCGGCCACGTCTCAGAGCCCGCGGATCGAGACGGGGCGGCTCAGGGCTGGTCGCCGCGTGGCGACCCTGAGCGCCACCCCGCCCGAACCGTCTCGGGCTGTGCCCGAAGTGTCAGTGCCAACACGTTGCTGCACAGTGAAGTACATGGCCGAGCGAATTCGCCACTCGGGCGCCCGGTCACGGCAGGCCACTTGCTCCCTTCCAGTGTGAGCCGCTGCCCGGCCGACCGGCGCGATCTGCTTCCGGGGCCTTTAGAGGCGCGGTGTCAGGGAGGACTCATGAAGAGCCGTTATGCAGTGACCTGGGCTCGCATCGACGGAACCCAGGTGCCGATCGAAGAATTGCCGCTCGAGGAGCTGCGCGATGCGCGGCTCGCGCTGATGCGTGAGGACCTCGAGGACGCGATGACGATGTCGTTGTTCGACGCGATCTCCGCGGAGCTCGCGCGCCAGACCTCGCCAAACGGCAAGCACCCTCGCGACGCGTGGCCGATGGCGGCCTGACGCGACGCAGCATTCGAGTTCGCGCCGACGCCCCGCCCCGTGCGGGGCGTTTCGCGTTGCGGACCGGGGAGTTGCCGCCGCACCCGGCCGCGTCGCGAATCCCGCTCCGCTCACGCCTCGACCTCTGGTAGATTCCGGACGGCATCGAAGTACCCGCACGCCTCACTCGTGCTCGCACGAGGCCGCGCGATGACTCGTGCGACGGCGCGTGCCCCCTCGCAACCTCTCGCATGACGGAGCCCTCACGCATGGACGCCGCCACGATGACCTCGCGCCGACCGCTGCGCACGATCCAGGAGCCAAGCGTCTACCTGGTCGGACGCCAGACGCTCGACACGGACGCGATCGACGAGTTTCTCGCCGACCACGAAGTGAGCTGGAAGACCGACACCGAAGTCGGCGCCGAGGCGCTCGCCGAGATGGCAGGGCGCGTGTGCTACATGAGCTACGGCAAGGGCCGCCGAACCAATGCGGAGTTCATCGGCCACATCGTCGAAGTCGGCCATGGTTCGGTGCTCGAGCACGGGGTGTGGAGCTTCATGATCACCGGTGTATCGCGATCGTTCACGCACGAGTTGATCCGCCATCGCCATTTCTCGTACTCGCAGCTGTCGCAGCGTTACGTCAACGAGTCGGATTCGGCGTTCGTGATCCCCGATCCGATCGCGGCCGATCCCGCGCTGAGAGCGGTGTGGAGCGAGGCCGTCGAGGCCGCGCGCATGGCCTACGACCAGCTGGTCGATGGCCTTCAGGCCAGGTTCACCGACATCCCCGACGCCACGTTGCGCCGCAAGCTCGCACGCCAGGCGGCGCGGTCGGTGCTGCCGAACGCGACCGAGACCAAGATCTTCATGACCGGCAACGCGCGCGCGCTGCGTCACTTCATCGAACTGCGCGGGAGCGAGCACGCCGACGTCGAGATTCGCAAGGTCGCAGTCGAGGTGCTCAAGCTCATGCAGGTCGAGGCGCCGAACATCTTCGCGGACTACACGCTGGTGCCGCTCGGCGACGGAACGCTGGCGACCCGCACCGAGCACCCGAAAGTCTGAGGGATCGGATGGGCGAGCCGGCGCCGTCGGCGGCGACCCTCAAGCGTTCGATCGTGCGGGTGAGCGCGAGCGGGTGCTCAACTCTCGAAGACTCGGTCGCAGTCGAGCGGCCGCTGTCGATCCGGATCGAGGGCCGGGACCTGGCGGTCACGCTGCGCACGCCGGGGCACGATCTCGAACTGGCGCTCGGATTCCTGGCGGGCGAGGGACTGATCACGAACCGCCATCAGGTGCGCTCGTCTCGAGAGACGCCCTCCGATTGCGCGGATGCACCCGACGTCATCGATCTGGCACTCGCGCCCGAGGTTCGATTCGACTGGACGCGCCTCGAACGCCACTTCTCCGCGACCGCCGCGTGCGGACTGTGCGGCCGTGCCCACCTGGATGCGCTACGGGCAGGGCTCGCGCCGCTGGCGATGACCTCGCGCTTCGCGGTTGCGCCTCTGCTGGCGCTGCCTGCGCGGTTGCGCGAGCGGCAACTGGCGTTCGCGCAGACCGGAGGCCTGCACGCGGCGGTGCTGTGCGACGAGGCGCTCGAGCCGCGCGTGGTGCGTGAAGACGTGGGGCGCCACAACGCGGTGGACAAGGTGATCGGGTGGCGACTCGATGCGGAGGATCGTAGCGAGCTGCTGTGGGTGAGCGGGCGCGCCGGTGCGGAGATCGTGCTCAAGGCCGCGCGCGCGCGGCTGGCGGTGCTGGCTGCGGTCGGGGCGCCGTCTTCGCTCGCGATCGAACTGGCCGAAGCCGCCGGGCTCACGCTGATCGGCTTCATGCGCGACGCGCGCTTCAATGTCTACTCGGGCGTCGGGAGGATCGTGTGAACCCCGAACCTCACGAGCCCGACGTATTCCAGGTGCTGGTGCAGGTCGGCGCGCTGCTGCGCGACACCGGCGATCCCGACAAGATCGTGCGCGCATTCGTGCGCGCGGCGCACCTGCTGCTCGGCGCCGATGCGACCTGCGTGGTGAGCCGCACCGGCGAGGACTTCGGCACCCGGCTGCGGGTCTCTCAACCGCTCGATGCGAACTGGGACCTGCCGCAGCTCGACGGACTGCTCGGGGAGGACGACGTGCGCGCTCCGCTCGGACTCATGACCTCGCGGATCGAGCGGCGCGGCCGCGACTGGGGCCTGCTCGCGGTGCGGCGCGACAACGACACCTTCAGCACTCAACAGCGGCACGACCTGATGCGGCTGGTGGCGGAGCTGAGCGCGCGGCTTCAGCGCGCCGACCGCGACCGGCTGTCCGAGGTGCGCGAGCGCATCGACACGAAGATCCTTCGCGACCTCGACCCCAAGGACCTCTACTACCAGGTGCTCGACGGTCTGCATCAGCTCACCCGCTACGACCACTCGGCATCGCTGTACGTGATGGACGCGAGCACTCGCCGGCTCGAACTGGTGGCCGAACAGATCGCGTGGCGCAAGAAGATGAAGAGCCCGCGCATCGGCGCGACTTCGAATCCGTCGCCGGATCTGGAGCGTCTGCTCGGGGAGGGCATGATTCATGGCGTCGATCGGCTCGACGGCGCGTGGCGCGAATGGACCAGCGACGGCGCGGCGGCGCTCGCCACCCTGCTCGATCCGATCCCGCACGGCCCCGAGGCCGCCGATGCTCCGACCATGGGTGCCATGCTGATCGCAGTGCTCGGTTCGCGTGCCGACGGGGTGGGCGTGCTGCAACTCGGCGCCCGGCGGCCCGGCTGGTTCGGTGCTCACGAGCTCGAGATCGTGAGGCGGTTCGTGCCCGCGATGTCGGTCGCCCTGCAACGCGCCCGCGCCACCGAGAGCATTCGGCGCAAGGTGGTGGATGTCGAACGGCGCGCGGTGTTCGCGCACCTGGCGCGCGGCGTGGCGCACGACGTCAACAACGCGCTCGGCGCGGTGGTGCCGCTGGTGCAGCAGATTCACGCGGATCTCGATGACGGCCGGCTCGACCCGGTGACGCTGCGCACCGATCTCGAACAGATCGAGCGCTCGCTCGAGGTCTGTCAGCGGATCTTCACCGGCATGCTTCGCTCGGCGCGCGGGGCCTCGACCCACACCGGGAGCTGCGACGTTCGGCGCGCGATTCGAAATGCCTGCGATCTGCTCGACGGGCCGTTGAGGCGCGCGGGAGTGGTGCTGGTGCTCGAGGTCGAGGAGACGATCCCCGACGTGCGCGGTGCGCTCGGCGAGATGGAGCAGCTGGTCCTGAACCTCGCCACCAACGCGCTCGAGGCGATGCCGCGCGGCGGTCGCCTGACGATCGCGACGCGTCGCGAGTCCGACGGCGTGCGGCTCGACGTGGTCGACACCGGTCGCGGGATTCCGGCGGAGCTGCTCGCCGAGGTCGATCAGCCGTTCGTGACCACGAAGGAGAACGGCACCGGGCTCGGACTTCCGACCTGCCGTTCGATCGTGTCGGGCGTCGGGGGGGAGCTCTCGATCGAGAGCGAAGTGGGCAAGGGCACGCGCGTGATCGTTCGGCTGGCACCCGCCAGCGCCGCGGTCGAGGCCTAGGCGTGGCGCGCCCCCGCATTCTGGTCGTTGATGACGACGCCGCGCACCGCCGCGCCGTCGAGCGCGTGCTCGAGGCGTCGAACGACCTCGAGGCGGTGGCGGGTGCCGCGGGTGCTCTGGCCGCGTGCGAGCGCGAGCGCTTCGATCTGGCGATTCTCGACATTCGCATGCCGGGCATGGACGGTTTCACGTTGATGGGAGAGCTCAAGACCGCCGACCCCGATCTCGATGTGATCCTGATGACGGGCAGCGCCTCCGACATCGACGCACGGCTCGCCCGCGCGGTGCGCGAACGCGCGTTCTACTTCATTCAGAAACCGTTTCACCGCGACGTGCTGCTCGCGCTGGTGGCACGGTGCCTCGAGATCCGGCGCCTCAACCGAGAGCGCGCGGCGCACGCCTCGCGGCTCGCCGCCGAGCTCGAAGCGGCGCGCCGCTTTCAGGCCAGCATGCTGCCGGCGGCCACACTCGAGCGCGATCGCTATGAACTCGCCGCGCTGTACGAGCCGTCACTCGAGCTGGGCGGTGACTTCTTCGACTACGCCGAACTGGGCGGCAGCGTGCTCGCACTGCTGGTCAGCGACGTCGCGGGTAAGGGAGCCGCGGCGGCGATGCTGACCGGCATGGTGAAGCAGGCGTTCCACGCCGCGGCCCCCGATCGCTATGCGCCGGCCACCGCCATGCAACGCGTCTTCGAGGCGGTGAAGCTGTTCCCCGACGATCGCTTCCTCACCGCGTTCTGCGCCCGCATCGATGCGCAGGCCGGGCTGATCGAGTACATCTGCACCGCCGGCCACCCGCCACCGCTGCTCAAGCGTCGCAGCGGGGAGCTGGAGCCGCTCGTGGTTTCGAGCGATGTGCTGCATCCCGCGTTCGACATGATCCACTTCGAGCAGAAGATCCTCGAGGTGCAGGCCGGCGACGTTCTGATGGCGTTCACCGACGGACTCATGGAAGCACGACGCTCGGAGACCGAAGAGTGGTACGACTTCGAGGGGATCGAGCGCTCGTTCGCGAAGCTCCCGATCGAGCGCGCGCCACAAGTCGTGACGCACCTGCGCGAGGCGCTGCGTGAGTTCCAGGCCGGCCGCCCGCCCGAGGACGACCTGACGATCGTCGCGGTGGGGCTCAAGTAGCGGGGTTCCCGGGGGTTCCACGCGGCGAATCGTCTCGAGTCGACGCTGGACCCGATCGCGGGTGGGGGCTACGCTTCGAGCCACGCTTCGCTGGGCGCGGCGGTTCGATGCTCGAGTCAACCGGTGTCCCCCGTCAGGACGGATCGATCGTGATGTGGCACCCGCTTCGAGTGGGTCGCGCTGCGAGTCGCGCGATGATTTCGGCGATCTTGATGGTTCACCTCGCGATCGTCGCTGCCGTGTCGCCACCACGCGCCGTGGCGCGGCCGCGAGCCGCCGCGGCCCATGAGACCTCGCCCGCGTTTCGGCTCGCGGTCGAGCGTTTGCAACGACACCGCGCGGAGGTCGTGAGTCGCGCGAGTTTGCGCTCGCGCGCGGACGGACTCGCTTCCTCACCGGAAGCAGCGCCGCCTCGCGCCGGGCTGGGCGAGCCTCTCTACATCCCCGGCAGCCCGACCGACGACGTGCGCTGGTCCGGAGAATTCGCCGACGTCGACCTCGACGGGCCGATTCGCGATCTCGCGAGTTACCGTGGGGGGCTCGCGGCGAGCGGGTACTTTCGAATCGCGGGTGGCGTTCGCTGCAATGGGTTGGCATTTTGGGACGGCACGACCTGGTCGAGATTCGGTGTCGGCGCGATTCCGTATCCCGGCGCACTCGCGACAGTCGGTGACGATCTGTACGTCGGGGCCGCTGACGACACCACCGGCGGGATCCTGATTGCCAGATGGAACGGCGCGGCGTGGACCGATCGGTCCGAGAACCTCGCCGGCGCTTATGTATCGACACTGTTCGGGTGGAACGGCGCCGTGTACGCCGGCGGCGTCTTCGAACTCCAGAACGGCACCCGCGCGAATCTGATTCGCAATGCCGGTGCCGGCTGGGAGACGATCGCCGGTGCTCCCGAAGGCTTCGTCTGGGACTTCGAGAGTGACGGCGCGACCCTGCTGGTGGCAGGACAGTTGGGGGCATCCGCAGAGTTCGACGTGCCGATCCTGATGCGCTGGAACACTGTGGGGTGGGACACGCTCGGCCGTGCCGATGGCGACCGCTTCGCGCCGCTCGCGACCACGGTGGCGAAGCTCGGCTCCGACACCTGGGTGGGAGGGCTGTTCAAGTCCGTCGATGGGGTGGCGTGCGATGGCCTCGCGTACCGGACCGCCGCGCAGTGGCACGGCCTGGTGCCCGAGTTCGGTGCTCTGATCTTCGCGATCGTGCCGGATGCGGGCGGGATCGCGATTGCTGGCGGGCTCTCGCAATCGGTGTTGTTGTGGAACGGCTCGCAGTTCGTGAGCTACGGCCCGGGACTTTACGGGAGCGCGGCGACGCTTGCGTCGATGAATGGCAGACTGAGCGTCGGCGGCAGCTTTACCGTCGACGGTCAGGGAACCCCAGTTCGATTCAGCGCGCAGTGGGATGGCGCCCACTGGTCGGAACTGCGTCCCGCCCCACGGTCTGGCGCGAGCGGGCTCACCGGCACGTCGAATGTTCGCGCGCTGCTCGCGTTTGACGGGCGGCTGGTTGCCGCCGGAGCGCTCATGACCGGCGGACCGCTCCTCGAGGACCTCCATCGTCCACTGGCGCTGCAGTGGGACGGCACCCGATGGAGTCCGCTCGGAACCGTCGAGATCAACGGTGCGACGGAGGTGCTGGGCATCTATCGCGGCGAGCTGATCGCGGGGGGGCTCATGGGCCTCTACACCAATCCACCGTGGACCGGGGCCGTCACCCGCTGGGATGGCGAGGCGTGGCTCCCGATCGCGAACGGTCCGGACCGACGCGTGTTCGCACTGCTCGAGCACGGGAGCGACCTGATCGTGGGCGGCGACTTTGGCAACGTGAATCATCTCCTGGCCAGCGGGGTCGCGAAATGGAATGGGCAATCGTGGACTCCGATGAACGCTCGCATCAGCATCGGACCGGCACCCGAGATCCGAGCGCTCGCGAGTTACGGCGATCGGGTGATCGCGGCCGGTGACTTCGGCGACTTCGACGGCGCTCCGCTCGCGAACATCGCGAGCTGGAACGGCAGCGCGTGGTCGCCGCTCGGAGCCGGCCTCGACGGCACGGTGCTGGCGCTCGAAGTACACGGGAACGATCTCTACGCCGCGGGAATGTTCCTTCA contains:
- a CDS encoding T9SS type A sorting domain-containing protein, with product MISAILMVHLAIVAAVSPPRAVARPRAAAAHETSPAFRLAVERLQRHRAEVVSRASLRSRADGLASSPEAAPPRAGLGEPLYIPGSPTDDVRWSGEFADVDLDGPIRDLASYRGGLAASGYFRIAGGVRCNGLAFWDGTTWSRFGVGAIPYPGALATVGDDLYVGAADDTTGGILIARWNGAAWTDRSENLAGAYVSTLFGWNGAVYAGGVFELQNGTRANLIRNAGAGWETIAGAPEGFVWDFESDGATLLVAGQLGASAEFDVPILMRWNTVGWDTLGRADGDRFAPLATTVAKLGSDTWVGGLFKSVDGVACDGLAYRTAAQWHGLVPEFGALIFAIVPDAGGIAIAGGLSQSVLLWNGSQFVSYGPGLYGSAATLASMNGRLSVGGSFTVDGQGTPVRFSAQWDGAHWSELRPAPRSGASGLTGTSNVRALLAFDGRLVAAGALMTGGPLLEDLHRPLALQWDGTRWSPLGTVEINGATEVLGIYRGELIAGGLMGLYTNPPWTGAVTRWDGEAWLPIANGPDRRVFALLEHGSDLIVGGDFGNVNHLLASGVAKWNGQSWTPMNARISIGPAPEIRALASYGDRVIAAGDFGDFDGAPLANIASWNGSAWSPLGAGLDGTVLALEVHGNDLYAAGMFLHAGGLDSPGIARWDGQEWHAVPGAPSPSVSDLRWSDGALYATGMWFIDGQATDQIARFDGQSWRGLGTGILPDDYYVSPQVSTLAEYDGDLFVGGYFMIAGGKSSKRIARWDLGGAPGVAPGQVAWRSSRPNPFADRVVLRFEVASPTRGSLRIFDLRGREVARPRDGEWPAGLAAVAWDGRDRDGRSLPSGLYFARLKLANGSESSTRLVLTR
- a CDS encoding LOG family protein; this translates as MRTSPRPQIAVFGSSTARESDPAYRVAYELGRELATAGADVMTGGYSGVMEACSRGAHEAGGQVVGVTVELFEKRGPANRWVTERVHTRTLFERLEHLITRADGFVVATGSVGTLAELMLTWNLLAAGGRPPAPLVLMGRHWHAWIDAHREPDLVLAELFRHLMVADTPAEAARLALGSREV
- the thyX gene encoding FAD-dependent thymidylate synthase, whose product is MTSRRPLRTIQEPSVYLVGRQTLDTDAIDEFLADHEVSWKTDTEVGAEALAEMAGRVCYMSYGKGRRTNAEFIGHIVEVGHGSVLEHGVWSFMITGVSRSFTHELIRHRHFSYSQLSQRYVNESDSAFVIPDPIAADPALRAVWSEAVEAARMAYDQLVDGLQARFTDIPDATLRRKLARQAARSVLPNATETKIFMTGNARALRHFIELRGSEHADVEIRKVAVEVLKLMQVEAPNIFADYTLVPLGDGTLATRTEHPKV
- a CDS encoding SpoIIE family protein phosphatase; translation: MARPRILVVDDDAAHRRAVERVLEASNDLEAVAGAAGALAACERERFDLAILDIRMPGMDGFTLMGELKTADPDLDVILMTGSASDIDARLARAVRERAFYFIQKPFHRDVLLALVARCLEIRRLNRERAAHASRLAAELEAARRFQASMLPAATLERDRYELAALYEPSLELGGDFFDYAELGGSVLALLVSDVAGKGAAAAMLTGMVKQAFHAAAPDRYAPATAMQRVFEAVKLFPDDRFLTAFCARIDAQAGLIEYICTAGHPPPLLKRRSGELEPLVVSSDVLHPAFDMIHFEQKILEVQAGDVLMAFTDGLMEARRSETEEWYDFEGIERSFAKLPIERAPQVVTHLREALREFQAGRPPEDDLTIVAVGLK
- a CDS encoding tetratricopeptide repeat protein, which codes for MRVIADASRLGEGTAVRFSVTIDGVSRDAFAVRWKGEAYAYVNTCRHQSLPLDFGDSHFFDETYDALVCCHHGARYRPDSGECFEGPCRGARLTRLVIESRGAELWCAGVIRTFAGLALAALMLFGANVALAASDRWQRYAPLLATADSLQRVGASRAGFALLDSMLVLASQRESADLRVVAMLGRAVAHLNTQRIDEAEREVRSVLPDLRHSRDAVGLSRATRYLARAAELRGRATEARSGYERALGYARSARQPAEQSWALLGLASIARGSGRYAESARLSRQAVAIADLAMDGRGQLFTRIALARSVRALGEIDEARELYADALARASARRDRMSVAEVSSNVGALEHANGDPSKAASHYRTALIAYRELGMTSATLTPIYNLALVYVNLGRYDEADSVLLQVLPDAMRLNSLEPRALILSELGVVRRERGRLREAAAFGRRAIALSDSISGEGAARITAPLVATLVRLDQPDSAVALLDAQVERLRGRVASTILLDLEVSRAMLQHRLGRPRAALPALRNAALSWREPPLGIQGADRLTQLTRLASCYRQLGDADSARLWFDRAAQVWERWRSSTNNELWLQVFDDFSGRFTCEYLAALLTPRPGLDSDARVRAAFDGVQRFRARTVSERLGARPSAGTREARLATATQLQQRVLKPGELLLDLYTSPDTTIVLALTTSEARAYGVPTGTSLAPHSW
- a CDS encoding aminotransferase class V-fold PLP-dependent enzyme, which translates into the protein MKPALDTSTDPLLTHREQFPTLEHTLHFISHSLGAMPRGVEESLAGYARTWRERSIRAWEEEWFELPTRIGDLLAGILNAPVGSVSMHGNVSEAQALFLSALDFAPPRNRLVCGAEDFPSMLYLYEGLARRGVEVVRVSAREGRHVQVEDLVEAIDERTAVVAISHVMFRTAQVLDLAPITARAHAAGALTLIDAYQSVGTVPVDVSALGVDALTGGSVKWLCGGPGAGYLYVAPRVAAGLSPAVTGWMAHENPFDFDSGPMRRHAGARRFWTGTPSIPSYLAARPGYELVASAGVTTIRAKSLRQTARMIAWADEFGMRVSSPRDAAARGGTVVLDVPGAARACAALLARDVLLDFRPGVGLRLAPHFYTRDAEVDQVMRQVRDEVRGAG
- the fdhD gene encoding formate dehydrogenase accessory sulfurtransferase FdhD, which codes for MGEPAPSAATLKRSIVRVSASGCSTLEDSVAVERPLSIRIEGRDLAVTLRTPGHDLELALGFLAGEGLITNRHQVRSSRETPSDCADAPDVIDLALAPEVRFDWTRLERHFSATAACGLCGRAHLDALRAGLAPLAMTSRFAVAPLLALPARLRERQLAFAQTGGLHAAVLCDEALEPRVVREDVGRHNAVDKVIGWRLDAEDRSELLWVSGRAGAEIVLKAARARLAVLAAVGAPSSLAIELAEAAGLTLIGFMRDARFNVYSGVGRIV